One region of Termitidicoccus mucosus genomic DNA includes:
- a CDS encoding AraC family transcriptional regulator translates to MLRLLLHSYGQFDRRHTIAPVAWPHFDLLHVHAGRLRLRVGDTPEFFLKSGESVLIFPHTPFSGGAAGDGRVRASVQHFALEEPVDSENAVLRAWAGRKQGFALLAGPNANSVDRDVARAMELATRPANAVNTALRAAQLTLLLGRFLQAAPSRPPPETSSAESLHQIMTWARTRGGVVTVGEMARRAGYSAAHFRLLFTAAFNERPAAFLLRLRMNEAQRLLRETRGTIKEIAGKTGYADAVAFHRAFVRRTGRTPANYRRQFAPRG, encoded by the coding sequence ATGCTGCGCCTCCTGCTGCACAGTTACGGCCAGTTCGACCGGCGGCACACCATCGCGCCGGTGGCGTGGCCGCACTTCGATTTGCTGCACGTGCACGCGGGCCGGTTGCGGCTGCGCGTGGGCGACACGCCGGAGTTTTTTCTGAAATCAGGGGAAAGCGTGCTGATATTCCCGCACACGCCGTTTTCCGGCGGCGCCGCCGGAGACGGGCGCGTCCGCGCATCCGTGCAGCATTTCGCGCTGGAGGAGCCGGTCGATTCCGAAAATGCCGTGCTGCGCGCGTGGGCGGGCAGGAAGCAGGGATTCGCCCTGCTCGCCGGCCCCAATGCAAACTCCGTGGATCGCGATGTGGCGCGCGCGATGGAACTCGCCACCCGGCCTGCAAACGCCGTGAACACCGCTTTGCGGGCGGCGCAACTGACGCTGCTGCTGGGGCGTTTCCTGCAAGCCGCGCCATCACGCCCGCCGCCGGAAACATCCAGTGCGGAAAGCCTGCATCAAATCATGACCTGGGCCCGCACGCGCGGCGGCGTGGTCACGGTGGGCGAGATGGCGCGGCGCGCCGGTTATTCCGCCGCGCATTTCCGGCTGCTTTTCACGGCCGCATTCAACGAACGCCCCGCGGCGTTTCTGCTGCGCCTGCGCATGAACGAGGCCCAACGCCTGCTGCGCGAGACCCGCGGGACGATCAAGGAAATCGCGGGCAAAACCGGCTATGCCGACGCGGTGGCGTTCCATCGGGCGTTCGTCCGCCGGACCGGGCGCACGCCCGCGAATTATCGACGGCAATTCGCCCCGCGCGGATGA
- a CDS encoding Fur family transcriptional regulator — translation MIASTQTNHPIASLSSDRNPQTPIDFACSRLKASGLRITQPRIAILSSLIQRSMPASIEQIHGDLPPDTCDLVTVYRCLAVFQEIGLVRLSYFHNGTSAYQITLNNEEPPYHVICKDTGKIEELDAANAAELRAVLGRIEESLRARGHESVSHIAEFFIGKSKLAEEMAGRRGAAEVPQAIQQRSQSSVPVP, via the coding sequence ATGATTGCGTCAACACAAACCAACCATCCGATCGCTTCGCTTAGTTCCGATCGCAACCCCCAAACTCCCATTGATTTTGCGTGCTCGCGGTTAAAGGCTTCGGGTCTTCGTATCACCCAACCCCGCATCGCCATTCTTTCCTCGCTCATTCAGAGGTCGATGCCTGCCAGCATAGAACAGATCCATGGTGACCTGCCTCCCGACACCTGTGACCTTGTTACTGTATATCGCTGTCTGGCAGTATTTCAGGAAATCGGCTTGGTGCGCCTGAGCTATTTCCATAACGGCACCAGCGCCTACCAGATCACACTCAATAACGAGGAGCCGCCCTATCATGTGATATGCAAGGATACGGGTAAAATTGAGGAGCTCGACGCCGCAAACGCGGCCGAGCTTCGCGCGGTTCTGGGCCGTATCGAGGAATCCCTTCGGGCGCGCGGCCATGAGAGTGTCTCGCACATCGCGGAATTTTTTATCGGCAAATCCAAACTCGCCGAGGAAATGGCCGGACGCCGGGGCGCTGCCGAGGTTCCGCAGGCCATCCAGCAACGGTCCCAGTCATCGGTGCCGGTGCCGTAA
- a CDS encoding alpha/beta hydrolase, producing MKSVILALCFIAFSQLVSAPLSAQTAPAAAKRPSNYVGELVKTIQPARELVYKKINGRELRLYIFEPSGKAAGPRPCFVSYHGGGWTSGGPRSMFSFTEWAAKHGMVGISVEYRRYKAGTDVTVFDCVKDARSAMRYIRAHAAELGIDPNRIAANGASAGGHLAAATALFTGIDEATDDRSVSCVPQALVLFSPVIDTSAEGYGNKKIGERWKELSPADRVVKGVPPTLLFHGTGDTTTPFKGAEKFQLAMTRAGNKIELVAVEGAIHTYMFKDAALYDETLRRMEAFLRGLGFAGK from the coding sequence ATGAAATCCGTCATCCTTGCTTTGTGTTTCATTGCGTTCAGCCAGCTCGTGTCTGCGCCGCTCTCGGCCCAGACCGCCCCTGCCGCGGCCAAACGGCCGTCCAATTATGTTGGCGAACTTGTAAAAACCATTCAGCCGGCACGCGAGCTGGTTTATAAAAAAATCAATGGCCGCGAACTGCGCCTGTATATTTTCGAGCCGTCGGGCAAGGCGGCCGGGCCGCGTCCGTGCTTCGTGTCGTATCACGGCGGCGGGTGGACGTCCGGCGGGCCCCGCTCGATGTTTTCGTTCACCGAATGGGCGGCGAAGCACGGCATGGTGGGCATCAGCGTGGAATACCGCCGTTACAAGGCGGGCACGGACGTGACGGTTTTCGATTGCGTGAAAGACGCCCGTTCCGCGATGCGCTATATCCGCGCGCATGCCGCCGAACTCGGCATCGATCCCAACCGCATCGCGGCCAACGGCGCGTCGGCGGGCGGGCATTTGGCGGCGGCCACCGCGCTTTTCACCGGAATCGATGAAGCAACCGACGATCGCTCCGTGTCGTGTGTGCCGCAGGCCCTGGTCTTGTTTTCCCCGGTCATCGACACGTCCGCCGAAGGCTACGGCAACAAGAAGATCGGCGAGCGCTGGAAAGAGCTGTCGCCCGCCGACCGCGTGGTGAAGGGCGTGCCGCCGACGCTCTTGTTTCACGGGACGGGCGACACCACCACGCCGTTCAAGGGCGCGGAGAAATTCCAGCTCGCGATGACCCGGGCCGGCAACAAGATCGAACTCGTCGCGGTCGAGGGCGCGATTCATACTTATATGTTCAAGGATGCCGCGCTCTACGACGAAACGCTTCGGCGCATGGAGGCGTTCCTGCGCGGCCTCGGTTTTGCCGGGAAATAA
- a CDS encoding substrate-binding domain-containing protein: MIAVSPPPGLPSRRRDRRKIELVENLMDLIPQRNSLVSQVVETIQSGIDKNVWREWLPSERALAESLHVSRNTLRAAIAQLERTGVVRAEHPLGTRIVTKRGKPGSGKKHHVVALLMPEPITALRPKIALIVDELRGHLAELGFRLHLFHGEHYFAAGASRRLQRLVADNPHDCWILTLVPDRVKLWFQEQGIPCVVSGTCGPGLKLPFVDLDYHALCRHAAGQMTSLGHKRIVFLTEKSTKAGDVASERGFVEGIESASDGDAKGFVVHHQNTNHSVLKTLDRLFHDGPANPPPTAMFVANPHFYLLVLTYLHGLGLRVPADISLVCRDDDSFLNYIHPVPTRYSFDEASFARRLFKLIMQTVEGSHIVKKDIRIMPDYRKGATLAAPGGEPAQNPSAIE; the protein is encoded by the coding sequence ATGATTGCCGTTTCCCCACCCCCGGGTTTACCGTCCCGCCGTCGCGACCGTCGCAAGATCGAGCTGGTCGAGAACCTGATGGATTTGATACCCCAGCGAAATTCCCTCGTCAGCCAGGTGGTCGAGACCATCCAGTCGGGCATCGACAAAAATGTCTGGCGCGAATGGCTGCCCAGCGAGCGCGCGCTGGCGGAATCGCTGCACGTGAGCCGCAACACCCTGCGCGCCGCCATCGCGCAGCTTGAGCGCACCGGCGTCGTGCGGGCCGAACACCCGCTGGGCACGCGCATCGTCACGAAGCGGGGCAAGCCCGGCTCCGGAAAAAAGCACCACGTCGTCGCGTTGCTCATGCCCGAACCCATCACCGCGCTCCGCCCGAAAATCGCCCTCATCGTGGACGAGTTGCGCGGGCATCTCGCCGAACTCGGTTTCCGCCTGCACCTGTTTCACGGCGAGCACTATTTCGCCGCCGGGGCCAGCCGCCGTCTGCAACGTCTCGTCGCCGACAATCCTCATGATTGCTGGATTCTCACGCTCGTGCCCGATCGCGTGAAGCTGTGGTTTCAGGAGCAGGGCATTCCGTGTGTCGTGTCGGGCACATGCGGGCCGGGGTTGAAGCTGCCTTTTGTCGACCTCGACTACCATGCGCTCTGCCGGCACGCCGCCGGCCAGATGACCAGCCTCGGGCACAAGCGCATCGTTTTCCTCACCGAAAAATCCACCAAGGCCGGCGACGTCGCCAGCGAGCGCGGGTTTGTCGAGGGCATCGAATCCGCCAGCGACGGGGACGCCAAGGGCTTCGTGGTGCACCACCAAAACACCAACCACAGCGTGCTCAAGACGCTCGACCGCCTCTTCCACGACGGCCCCGCCAATCCGCCTCCGACCGCGATGTTTGTGGCCAACCCGCATTTTTATCTGCTCGTGCTCACCTATCTGCACGGCCTCGGGCTGCGGGTGCCCGCCGACATCTCGCTCGTGTGCCGCGACGACGATTCGTTCTTGAATTATATCCATCCCGTGCCGACCCGCTATTCCTTTGACGAAGCCTCGTTCGCGCGCCGCCTGTTCAAGCTCATCATGCAAACCGTCGAGGGCTCCCACATCGTGAAAAAGGACATCCGCATCATGCCCGACTATAGAAAAGGCGCCACCCTCGCCGCGCCGGGCGGCGAGCCCGCCCAGAATCCATCCGCGATTGAATAA
- a CDS encoding Minf_1886 family protein, translated as MQDVKFNEVVEQICKEDPRYDRRAYSFVREALDHTVKNIRKKQAEKGAHTRHVSGPELLEGLRQYALDQFGPLVKTVFDAWGITRCEDFGEIVFNLIDYKIFSKTENDRREDFASIYTFEEAFVKPFLPARKPRAFVADPAA; from the coding sequence ATGCAGGACGTAAAATTTAACGAGGTCGTCGAACAAATCTGCAAAGAAGACCCACGCTATGACCGGCGCGCCTACTCGTTCGTTCGCGAAGCGCTCGATCACACGGTAAAGAACATCCGTAAAAAACAGGCCGAAAAAGGTGCGCACACCCGTCACGTCAGCGGCCCGGAGCTCCTTGAGGGATTGCGGCAATATGCGCTCGACCAGTTCGGCCCGCTCGTAAAAACCGTTTTTGACGCATGGGGCATCACCCGTTGCGAGGACTTCGGTGAAATCGTCTTCAATCTCATCGATTATAAAATTTTTTCAAAAACCGAAAACGATCGCCGGGAGGATTTCGCCTCCATTTATACGTTTGAGGAGGCATTCGTAAAACCCTTCCTTCCCGCCCGCAAGCCGCGCGCATTCGTCGCCGACCCCGCGGCGTAA
- a CDS encoding TonB-dependent siderophore receptor: MHPRSFLSLRALGVLACAFVAAPAAVSQSVPADTAPVASDGVVKLPVFDVTTSGDVGYLSRNAESATRLNVPLSDIPQNVVVFNAEFLEDIMAQDITDVALYDPSINAYNENDNFTMRGFGGTAATAAGGNYFNGFPQATALGSQTLVNTGRIEVLKGPNAVLYGSGAFGGTINRISKKPLPHEYNRLDFLVDSEGYLTAKADSSAPLPGRRLGYRLNMLWADGDDVRNNPKSAFVVAPTISWEITDNTLLIVEYTHQREERVGNWEFPIANGDPLHLRVNDGTVRDVDIRRFLGESDDNRKVTRNIVYADLRHEFSRNLIFRAMFNMESKDQLTDETLVDGTQLVITDTTAYVPRAYRENDQWDDGWRLRTEMVAKFNTWGLKHQLLGGFGWEKQKTRRHRLQTAANNGPDFLPDRYQPADIFDHVPGPITNLPPMTVTLDDFTDTKTPSLYVSDLASVLDERLFFQAGFRYVETERELANYRTGARSSGSEGSTTHSLGFVYHLTADKQWSVYANNNTTYVPNFTVNPDGSQLDSMTGDQYEGGLKFSHGDRFNVLLCYFDIRQSNVPAPDPNRDDYQTTIDGLHSKGLEVNFNWNPSGEWSVFGGYAYTHSINTQTGERHYRSPLHAVSMFGRYSIRRGVLKGLSFNAGAIWRSYTLPQMATTRPEPIWDVPEYIRFDAGIGYKFNVGGMSWQVTAKVKNIDDRINYLATYNVRVQVDDPRVWILGLNTEF; this comes from the coding sequence ATGCATCCTCGCTCATTCCTTTCGCTGCGGGCGCTCGGCGTGCTTGCGTGTGCGTTTGTCGCCGCGCCGGCTGCCGTGAGCCAGTCTGTCCCGGCAGACACCGCTCCCGTCGCCTCCGATGGAGTTGTCAAGCTCCCGGTCTTTGATGTCACGACCAGCGGCGACGTCGGTTATCTCTCCCGCAATGCGGAGAGCGCCACCCGGCTCAATGTCCCCCTGAGTGACATCCCCCAGAACGTGGTTGTATTCAACGCGGAGTTTCTGGAGGACATCATGGCCCAGGACATCACTGATGTCGCGCTCTATGATCCGTCGATCAACGCTTATAATGAAAATGATAATTTCACCATGCGCGGGTTCGGCGGCACGGCCGCCACCGCGGCGGGGGGAAATTATTTCAACGGGTTTCCGCAGGCCACGGCGCTCGGTTCCCAGACCCTGGTCAACACGGGGCGAATCGAGGTGCTGAAGGGCCCGAACGCGGTGCTGTATGGCTCGGGCGCGTTCGGCGGCACCATCAACCGCATATCGAAAAAGCCGCTGCCGCACGAATACAATCGCCTGGATTTCCTTGTCGATTCCGAGGGGTATCTCACCGCCAAGGCGGACAGCAGCGCCCCGCTGCCGGGGCGGAGGCTGGGATACCGCCTCAACATGCTGTGGGCGGACGGCGATGACGTGCGCAACAATCCCAAGAGCGCCTTTGTGGTCGCGCCGACCATTTCGTGGGAAATAACGGACAACACGCTGTTGATTGTCGAATATACCCACCAGCGCGAGGAGCGGGTCGGGAACTGGGAGTTTCCGATCGCCAATGGCGATCCGCTGCACTTGCGCGTCAACGACGGCACGGTGCGCGATGTCGATATCCGGCGGTTTCTCGGCGAAAGCGATGACAACCGCAAGGTGACCCGAAATATAGTTTACGCGGATCTTCGCCACGAATTCTCCAGAAACCTTATCTTTCGCGCCATGTTCAACATGGAGTCGAAGGACCAGTTGACCGACGAGACGCTGGTTGACGGGACGCAACTGGTCATCACGGACACGACGGCTTACGTGCCCCGGGCCTACCGTGAAAACGACCAGTGGGACGACGGCTGGCGTTTGCGAACGGAAATGGTGGCCAAGTTCAACACGTGGGGGCTGAAGCACCAGCTCCTCGGCGGCTTCGGATGGGAAAAGCAAAAGACAAGGCGCCATCGTCTTCAGACTGCGGCCAACAACGGGCCGGACTTTCTGCCCGATCGTTATCAGCCTGCCGACATCTTCGACCATGTGCCGGGGCCGATCACGAACCTCCCGCCCATGACGGTGACATTGGACGATTTCACCGACACCAAGACGCCGTCGTTATATGTGAGCGACCTCGCTTCGGTCCTGGACGAGCGGCTGTTTTTCCAGGCGGGTTTTCGTTATGTGGAGACGGAAAGGGAGTTGGCGAACTACAGAACCGGCGCGCGCAGTTCCGGTTCCGAAGGCTCCACCACGCACAGCCTCGGTTTTGTTTATCATCTGACGGCGGACAAGCAGTGGTCGGTCTATGCGAACAACAACACGACCTATGTCCCGAACTTCACGGTGAATCCCGACGGTTCGCAACTCGACTCGATGACGGGTGATCAATACGAGGGCGGCCTCAAGTTTTCCCATGGCGATAGGTTCAACGTGCTCCTTTGTTATTTTGATATCAGACAGAGCAATGTGCCGGCGCCGGATCCGAATCGCGATGATTATCAGACGACCATCGACGGCCTGCACAGCAAGGGCCTTGAAGTGAATTTCAACTGGAATCCTTCGGGCGAATGGTCGGTTTTTGGCGGCTACGCCTACACGCACAGCATCAACACGCAGACCGGCGAGCGCCATTACAGGTCGCCGTTGCACGCCGTGTCGATGTTCGGGCGTTATAGTATAAGGCGTGGCGTGCTCAAGGGGCTGTCGTTCAATGCCGGGGCCATCTGGCGCTCCTACACGCTCCCGCAAATGGCGACCACGCGGCCGGAGCCGATCTGGGATGTGCCGGAATACATACGTTTCGACGCCGGCATCGGATACAAATTCAACGTCGGCGGGATGAGCTGGCAGGTGACGGCGAAGGTCAAGAACATCGACGACCGCATCAATTATCTCGCGACCTATAATGTGCGCGTGCAGGTTGACGACCCGCGCGTATGGATTCTCGGTTTGAACACGGAGTTCTGA
- a CDS encoding heparinase II/III domain-containing protein: MKKHIRPLALLVFSILAAAPLAAQTPPAAPTPGLLAAGATTAELQRRLIPRDQWTPFPRAGDRAAWEKADRRLLDGYIKYAEQNIGFKWPALPATLSLEFVRTGNRSHYEHVSFQRRATLAALLVAELAEDKGRFMDQIINGVWAICEESWWGVSAHLRERDGLMDVDDPFVDLFAATTSELLAWTDYFLGEKLDAVSPKIRARIHAEIARRILQPVMLPKNHRKHGWMTGTNNWNPWICSNWLASALLMEKDEAARAAHVAKVVETLDYFLTPYPRDGGCDEGPGYWNVAGGSLYDSLVLLNSATNGAFADLYKNEKIQNMLRYIARVQISDKTRYAINFADAAPRISSEGTLVWRFGRDIGDAGMAGFGRATADWRGPGAWRAHYARIFHDLFSRAEMEATPPAAPLYGEVWFPDLQVVAARETGGSDAGFYFAAKGGHNAESHNHNDIGNFIVYYDGQPVLIDIGQGTYTAKTFSKQRYELWNNNSDHHNVPQINGVPQRAGAGHKAREARFDRGAATFSADLAGAYPKEAGVKNWRRSVTLQRGRGVIVRDETDLTKTGGVIERLMTCHPASVTGANEVTIRGKNGAGAETPFIIKFTGAEADIEIEKMKLDEESDNNIRRNWGDSIYRISFKIAAPGARDVYTIEVTRGN, encoded by the coding sequence ATGAAAAAACATATCCGACCCCTCGCACTCCTCGTGTTTTCCATCCTCGCGGCGGCGCCGCTGGCGGCGCAAACCCCGCCCGCCGCGCCGACGCCGGGCCTGCTCGCAGCCGGCGCCACCACCGCGGAACTCCAGCGCCGCCTCATTCCGCGCGACCAGTGGACGCCGTTTCCGCGCGCCGGCGACCGCGCCGCGTGGGAAAAGGCCGACCGCCGGCTGCTCGACGGTTATATAAAATACGCGGAGCAAAACATCGGCTTCAAATGGCCTGCGCTGCCGGCCACGCTGTCGCTGGAATTTGTGCGCACCGGCAACCGCTCGCATTACGAGCACGTCAGTTTCCAGCGCCGCGCCACGCTGGCCGCGCTGCTCGTCGCCGAGCTGGCCGAAGACAAAGGGCGCTTTATGGACCAGATTATAAACGGCGTCTGGGCCATTTGCGAGGAGTCGTGGTGGGGCGTGTCGGCGCACCTGCGCGAAAGGGACGGCCTGATGGACGTTGACGACCCGTTTGTCGACCTGTTCGCCGCCACCACCTCGGAACTGCTGGCGTGGACGGATTATTTTCTCGGCGAAAAACTCGACGCTGTCTCGCCGAAAATCCGCGCGCGCATCCACGCCGAGATCGCCCGCCGCATCCTGCAACCGGTGATGCTGCCCAAAAACCACCGGAAACACGGCTGGATGACCGGCACCAACAACTGGAACCCGTGGATTTGCTCAAACTGGCTGGCCAGCGCGCTGTTGATGGAAAAGGACGAGGCCGCGCGCGCCGCGCACGTCGCGAAAGTAGTGGAAACGCTGGATTATTTTCTGACGCCGTATCCGCGGGACGGCGGCTGCGACGAGGGGCCGGGCTACTGGAACGTCGCCGGCGGCTCGCTTTACGACAGCCTTGTGCTGCTCAACTCGGCCACGAACGGCGCGTTCGCCGATTTGTATAAAAACGAAAAGATACAAAACATGCTCAGATACATCGCGCGCGTCCAGATCAGCGACAAGACAAGGTATGCCATCAATTTTGCCGACGCGGCGCCGCGGATCTCCTCGGAGGGCACGCTGGTCTGGCGGTTCGGGCGGGACATTGGCGACGCCGGCATGGCGGGCTTCGGCCGCGCCACCGCCGACTGGCGCGGCCCCGGCGCCTGGCGCGCGCATTACGCGCGGATTTTCCACGATTTGTTCTCTCGCGCGGAAATGGAGGCCACGCCGCCGGCTGCGCCGCTTTACGGCGAGGTGTGGTTCCCGGATTTGCAAGTGGTCGCGGCGAGAGAGACCGGCGGCTCCGACGCCGGTTTTTATTTCGCCGCCAAGGGCGGCCACAACGCCGAGAGCCACAACCACAATGACATTGGCAATTTCATTGTGTATTACGACGGCCAGCCGGTCTTGATAGACATCGGTCAGGGCACCTATACCGCCAAGACCTTCAGCAAGCAGCGTTACGAACTTTGGAACAACAATTCCGACCACCACAACGTTCCGCAAATCAACGGCGTGCCGCAGCGCGCGGGCGCCGGCCACAAGGCGCGCGAGGCGCGTTTCGACCGCGGCGCCGCGACGTTTTCCGCCGACCTCGCCGGGGCATATCCCAAGGAAGCCGGCGTGAAAAACTGGCGGCGCTCCGTCACGCTCCAGCGCGGGCGCGGCGTGATCGTGCGCGACGAGACCGACCTGACAAAGACCGGGGGTGTGATTGAGCGCCTGATGACGTGCCACCCCGCCAGCGTCACCGGCGCAAACGAGGTGACCATTCGCGGGAAAAACGGCGCGGGCGCGGAGACGCCGTTTATTATAAAATTCACCGGCGCCGAAGCGGACATTGAAATTGAAAAGATGAAACTGGATGAGGAGTCCGACAACAATATCCGCCGCAACTGGGGCGACAGCATCTACCGCATCAGCTTCAAAATCGCCGCGCCCGGGGCGAGGGATGTTTATACGATTGAAGTGACGCGAGGAAATTAA
- a CDS encoding sialidase family protein has protein sequence MQTSRLAFLLLLILAAPLGAAPLFETMELFPSTPDNKPNYRIPSIIRAPNNDILAIVERRNHGIGDVGDIDIVMRRSADRGRTWSEIQTIVDDGTNTSTDITTCIDCETGRIFVFFLRDKKKYAYVASDDSGKNWTGIVMIHDSVTKPEWDRLGLKPDQDVDGSTDPESDKKASKVVQWKRNWIQRYGVGPGSAGIQLKHGPHKGRLLIPGRHMEQEGKSRPGYTHVFYSDDHGRTWQLGATKIIKYGNENQLVELPDGTIMMNARNVYSRSAPDNARRLVALSRDGGMTWPTVWHDEALVSLPCHAATLLYDYPASPDNGVLLFANPASPFRQKEHPYGRYNMTVRWSRDNGNTWSAGRMIYPHTSSYNDMTMLDDGTIAMIYERGDKDSVKYWDSLHFVRFNLEWLFAPPHAPWNP, from the coding sequence ATGCAAACCAGCCGCCTTGCCTTCCTCCTCCTGTTGATTCTGGCCGCGCCCCTCGGCGCCGCGCCCCTGTTCGAAACGATGGAATTGTTTCCGTCCACGCCGGACAACAAGCCGAATTACCGCATCCCCTCCATCATCCGCGCGCCGAACAACGACATCCTCGCCATCGTCGAGCGCCGCAATCACGGGATCGGCGATGTCGGCGACATTGACATTGTGATGCGCCGCAGCGCCGACCGGGGCAGGACATGGTCGGAGATCCAGACCATCGTCGACGACGGCACCAACACATCCACCGACATCACCACCTGCATCGACTGTGAGACGGGGCGGATTTTCGTGTTTTTCCTGCGTGACAAGAAAAAATACGCCTACGTCGCCAGCGACGACAGCGGAAAAAACTGGACCGGCATCGTGATGATTCACGACTCCGTCACCAAGCCCGAATGGGACCGGCTCGGCTTGAAGCCGGACCAGGACGTGGACGGCTCCACCGATCCCGAAAGCGACAAAAAGGCGTCGAAAGTCGTCCAGTGGAAACGCAACTGGATACAGCGCTACGGCGTCGGGCCCGGCTCGGCGGGCATCCAGCTCAAGCACGGTCCGCACAAGGGCCGCCTGCTCATTCCGGGCCGCCACATGGAGCAGGAAGGCAAATCCCGCCCCGGCTACACGCATGTCTTTTATAGTGACGATCACGGCAGGACATGGCAGCTCGGCGCCACAAAGATTATAAAATACGGCAACGAAAACCAGCTCGTCGAGCTGCCCGACGGCACGATCATGATGAACGCCCGCAATGTTTACAGCCGCTCCGCGCCTGACAACGCCCGCCGCCTGGTCGCGCTCAGCCGCGACGGGGGCATGACCTGGCCGACTGTCTGGCACGATGAGGCGCTGGTGAGTCTGCCGTGCCACGCCGCGACGCTTTTATATGACTATCCGGCGTCGCCGGACAATGGCGTCCTGCTCTTCGCCAATCCGGCGAGCCCCTTCCGCCAGAAGGAGCATCCCTACGGGCGCTACAACATGACCGTGCGCTGGAGCCGTGACAACGGAAACACCTGGAGCGCGGGCCGCATGATCTACCCGCACACCAGCTCCTATAATGACATGACCATGCTCGACGACGGCACCATCGCCATGATCTACGAGCGCGGGGACAAGGACTCGGTCAAATACTGGGACTCGCTGCATTTCGTCCGTTTCAACCTCGAATGGCTTTTCGCCCCGCCGCACGCGCCGTGGAACCCGTGA
- a CDS encoding uroporphyrinogen decarboxylase family protein — translation MTSRERILAAINHERPDRIPCDFHGMDACNKALFARLGAHDYPSLMDRLGYDMIDIRGIVDPDWVAPFPKVRELGGGEFQDWLGFRRKRMQTAFGEITEHSDFVWKNAQTIADLADGETFTFPKVEWFDFSTMPGRLDPFAGRAVMASGASVFQHPTLVRGLDNVLCDLYEAPELVGHVSKLYTDFYLAYFDRMLSACAGKIDILRCADDFGTQQALLIKPEFFRQFFREPLKQLVDLAHSHGVKFMFHSCGSIRPLIRDLMEIGVDILDPIQPMAVDMNLADLKAEFGAEICFHGSVCTQSTLPDGTPEDVRREVFSRLELFRGEGGFILAPAHIVQPDVPVENIIALYDAAREFNAR, via the coding sequence ATGACTTCGCGCGAACGCATCCTTGCCGCCATCAACCACGAGCGCCCCGACAGAATCCCATGTGATTTCCATGGCATGGACGCCTGCAACAAGGCGCTCTTTGCCCGGCTCGGAGCCCACGATTATCCCTCGCTGATGGATCGTCTCGGCTACGATATGATCGACATCCGGGGCATCGTCGATCCCGACTGGGTCGCGCCGTTTCCGAAGGTGCGCGAACTCGGCGGCGGCGAGTTTCAGGACTGGCTCGGTTTTAGAAGAAAACGCATGCAGACGGCCTTTGGCGAGATCACCGAGCACTCCGACTTTGTGTGGAAGAACGCTCAAACCATCGCCGACCTGGCCGATGGCGAGACATTCACCTTTCCCAAAGTCGAATGGTTCGATTTCAGCACGATGCCGGGCCGGCTCGACCCATTCGCCGGCCGCGCCGTCATGGCGTCGGGAGCGAGCGTGTTTCAGCATCCCACGCTGGTGCGCGGGCTCGATAATGTCCTCTGCGACCTCTACGAGGCGCCCGAACTCGTCGGGCATGTCAGCAAACTATACACCGACTTCTATCTGGCTTATTTCGACCGCATGCTCTCCGCGTGCGCCGGCAAAATAGACATCCTGCGCTGCGCCGATGACTTCGGCACGCAGCAGGCGCTTCTCATCAAGCCGGAATTTTTCCGGCAGTTCTTTCGCGAGCCGCTCAAGCAACTCGTCGATCTCGCGCACAGCCACGGCGTGAAGTTCATGTTTCACTCCTGCGGGTCGATCCGTCCGCTCATACGCGATCTCATGGAAATCGGCGTGGACATCCTCGATCCCATCCAGCCCATGGCCGTTGACATGAACCTCGCCGATCTCAAGGCGGAGTTTGGCGCGGAGATTTGTTTTCACGGTTCGGTTTGCACGCAAAGCACGCTGCCCGACGGCACGCCGGAGGACGTGCGGCGCGAGGTCTTCTCGCGTCTCGAATTATTCAGGGGGGAAGGTGGTTTCATCCTCGCGCCCGCCCACATCGTGCAGCCCGACGTGCCGGTTGAGAATATCATCGCGCTGTATGACGCGGCCCGGGAATTCAACGCGCGCTGA